Sequence from the Acidimicrobiales bacterium genome:
CAGCTGGCGTTCCAGCTGTCGGTCGCGGCCACCACCGGCATCCTGGTGTGGAGTCGCCGCATCGCCGATGCGCTGCCGGGGCCCGGGCCGCTGGCCAACGCGATCGGGATCACCGTGGCGGCCCAGCTCGCCGTGGCCCCGCTGCTCATCCCGACCTTCGGAGGCATGCCGGTGGCCGCGCTGGTGGCCAACGTCCTCGCGGCCCCGGTGACCGGCCCGGTCGTGGTGTGGGGCCTGCCGGCAGGGATCGTGGCCGGGGTGTTCGGTGGGACGGTGGCCGAGCTGGCTCACCTTCCCACCTCGGTGCTGGTGGGATGGATCGGCGGTGTTGCCGAGCGGTGCGCGGTCCTTCCCCTCGGCGAGGTCCGGACCCCGCACCTGGTGCTGGCGACGCTGGGGGCGGTCCTGGTGTGGATCGGTCGGCGCTGGTCCCGACGGGTGCCGGCCACGGTGGGGGTGGTGGTGATCCTGGCGGTGGTGCTGCATCCCGCGGTCGTGCTGCGCGGCGGGCCGGATCCGGTCACCGAGCTGGCCGACGGCAGCCGCCTGTACGCCTCGGGCGGTGCCACCGTCCTCGAGCTCGACAGCGGGGCCCGGCCCGACGTGGTGCTCGAGGCGCTGCGCCGCACCGGTGTCGGGCGGGTCGACGTGGTGGTCGCCCGCCACGGCGGTCGCGACGTGGCCGAGACCGTCGCCGTCCTCCGGACCCGGGCCGAGCCCCGCCTGGTGCTCGCTCCACCGGGTCACCGGGTGCCGGGTGGTTCGGTGGCGGTTGCCGGCTCCACCATCGCCGTCGGCGATCTCGAGATCCGTGTCGAGGAGGTCGGCGAGCGAGCCGTCGACGTCGAGGTCATCCCCTCGGAGGCTTGACACCCCCTGACCTCCAGGAGATACACCTTGGCCTGCAAGTGCCTGCTGGGTTTGGAGCCTGAACGTGTCGCAACGTCAGAATCCCCCGCAGGCAGGCTCTTGCGCGGATGGTTCTGGCCAGCTCAAGCGGACTTGTGAAGTATCGGTGCTCAAGGCCCCCCGAATCTCGCACAGCGATGCACTTGACCCACGCGCGCCTTGACGCTGAGATTGGAGGCCATCGAAAGGCGGTAGGCGATGGCGAGTTGGTGCAAGCGGCGGAGGCGCCGGCTGTGGGTCCCGGCTTTGGGTTCGATTGTTGGGCTGCTAGCCGGGATGGCTGCTGGCTTGATGCCGGCGATCCCAGCTGACGCAGTACCGGCCGGTGAGCAGGTGAACGGACCGCCCGGTGAGCAGGTGAACGGACCGCCCACGGCATCGTCTACCCGGCCAACCGTAGCGTTTGTTGTTGACACGTCCGGGTCGATGTCGGGGTCGAGGCTCACCCAAGCGAAAGCCGCGCTACGGACCGGTATCGACGCTCTCGCGGGTGACCAGGCCGCAGGCCTGCGGTCCTTCGCTGGGGCATGCTCGTCGCGGGGCGCGGTCCGGACGCCGATCGGGACAGGTAATCGCGAGGCGATGCGGACCGCCTCCGACGCGCTGTTCGCGTCCGGAACGACGCCGACGCCTGGCGCTCTGCTCGGCGCGGCCGACGAGTTGCGCGACGTCACCGGCCCCAAGATCGTGTTGCTCATCTCAGACGGGGCGTCCACCTGCGGTGACCCATGTCCAACGGCTGCATCCATCAAGGACGACCTCGGCGCTGACTTCGCTGCGGTTACTGTCGGATTTCGAGCCCCGGACTCGGCCGCCGACGAGCTTCGTTGTATCGCAGAAGTCACAGGTGGGGAGTACTTCCCTGCCGACGACGAAGCCGGCCTCGCCGAGGCGATCGGTGCCGCAGTCGGTAGTTCCTCGGCCGCCTACGTCGCCGTAGGCGATTCCACTACCACTGGGTTCTCCGTCCCCACATGTTCGGAGGACCGGGAGATCTCGCCGTACGGCTGCGTAGGTGACGACCCGCCGGCCCAGCCGTACCCCGAACGTGTCGCCGAAGCGGATGACCGCTTCGACGACCTGAACCGGGTCGGCATCTGGGGTTACACGATCGCTGACGCAGTCGCCGCCCACGAGGCCGGCGAGAACGTGGAGGGTCCGTGGACACCACAGCTCACCGCAGCAGCGTCAGCGACGGAACTCGTCACTGTGTCCCTCGGCGCGAACGACATGGAGTTCAGTGACGTTGAGACCTGGTTGGCGCGGTGCGTGAGCATCCACCAGAAGGAATTCCTCGGCGTAACCTACGACGTCGATATCAACGTGAACAACGAGTCGTGCGAGGCCGCCGCCGCCGCCCGCGTCGACGAGCTCGACGACGAGTTCGATGCCTTGTTCGATGCATTGTCTGACGCAGCGGATGGCGGCGTGGAGATCGTCGTCACGAAGTACTTCAATCCGTTCAACGACACAAAGAACGTGCGTTTCGCGCCGGACCGGTCCTGTGCGCTGTTGCACGGCATCGGCGACCACGTCGTCGGTGCCCTGAACGACGAGCTCGACCGCCGGTCGCGTCAGGCTGGGTTCACCGTCGTCGACCTGTACCCGGCCTTCGAGGGCCACGGGGCAGGGTCGTCAGATTCGTATGTGTTCGGCTCGGACTGCGAGACCCTCGGTGCGGCGACAAGTATCGATGTCGACTTTGACTTCGGCTGGCCGCCGGTGAGCTTCGACGGTGATGACACCGTCGCCGAGATCCAAGTGCGGTTCGACCCTCACCCGAATGATAGGGGCACTGAGGCACAGGCAGACGCGATCCTGGAGGCGTTGTGAAGGGAACGAGTCGACTGCTGGCAACAGCCGCC
This genomic interval carries:
- a CDS encoding VWA domain-containing protein produces the protein MPAIPADAVPAGEQVNGPPGEQVNGPPTASSTRPTVAFVVDTSGSMSGSRLTQAKAALRTGIDALAGDQAAGLRSFAGACSSRGAVRTPIGTGNREAMRTASDALFASGTTPTPGALLGAADELRDVTGPKIVLLISDGASTCGDPCPTAASIKDDLGADFAAVTVGFRAPDSAADELRCIAEVTGGEYFPADDEAGLAEAIGAAVGSSSAAYVAVGDSTTTGFSVPTCSEDREISPYGCVGDDPPAQPYPERVAEADDRFDDLNRVGIWGYTIADAVAAHEAGENVEGPWTPQLTAAASATELVTVSLGANDMEFSDVETWLARCVSIHQKEFLGVTYDVDINVNNESCEAAAAARVDELDDEFDALFDALSDAADGGVEIVVTKYFNPFNDTKNVRFAPDRSCALLHGIGDHVVGALNDELDRRSRQAGFTVVDLYPAFEGHGAGSSDSYVFGSDCETLGAATSIDVDFDFGWPPVSFDGDDTVAEIQVRFDPHPNDRGTEAQADAILEAL